GCGCCGACTGTCTCCTGACGAAGTGGCGCGCTACCTCTTCCGCCGTGTCGTGTCATGGGGCCGCAGCAGCAATGTCTTCCTGCGGAACGGCGCCCGCCTGTACCTGGACGTGGGTTCGCATCCGGAATACGCCACACCGGAATGTGACAACGTGACCGAACTGGTCACCCACGACAAGGCCGGCGAGCGCATTCTCGAGGGCCTGCTCGTCGACGCCGAACGCCGCCTGCACGAGGAGGGAATCGCGGGCGACGTCTATCTCTTCAAGAACAACACCGACTCCGCAGGAAACTCCTACGGCTGCCACGAGAACTATCTCGTCGCCCGCCACGGGGAGTTCTCCCGGCTCGCGGACATCCTCATTCCCTTCCTCGTCACCCGGCAGCTCATCTGCGGCGCGGGAAAGGTCCTCCAGACCCCGCGTGGCGCGGTCTTCTGCGTCTCCCAGCGTGCCGAGCACATCTGGGAGGGCGTCAGCTCCGCCACGACCCGCTCGCGGCCCATCATCAACACCCGGGACGAGCCGCACGCCGACGCCGAGCGCTACCGCCGCCTCCACGTCATCGTCGGTGACTCGAACATGTCCGAGACGACCATGCTGCTCAAGGTCGGCGCCACCGACCTGGTGCTCCGCATGATCGAGGCCGGCACCGTGATGCGCGACCTGACCCTGGAGAACCCCATCCGGGCGATCCGCGAGGTCAGCCACGACATCACGGGCCAGCGCAAGGTCCGGCTCGCCAGCGGCCGCGAGGCCTCCGCCCTGGAGGTCCAGCGCGAGTACTACGAGAAGGCCGTCGACTTCGTCGACCGGCGCGGCATCCGCACCGGCACCGTCGCGCAGGTCCTGGAGCTGTGGGGCCGTACGCTCGACGCGATCGAGAGCGAGCGGCTCGACAAGATCGAGACCGAGATCGACTGGGTCATGAAGCACCGGCTCATCGAGCGGTACCGGGCCAAGCACAACATGACCATGTCGAACCCGCGGGTCGCGCAGATAGACCTCGCGTACCACGACATCCACCGCCGCCGCGGGCTCTACTACCTGCTGCAGAAGAACGGGCAGGCGGCCCGGATCTGCAACGACATGAAGATCTTCGAGGGCAAGTCGGTGCCCCCGCAGACCACTCGGGCCAGGCTCCGCGGCGACTTCATCCGCCGCGCCCAGGAGCAGCGCCGGGACTTCACCGTCGACTGGGTCCACCTCAAGCTCAACGACCAGGCGCAGCGGACCGTGTTGTGCAAGGACCCGTTCCGCTCCGTCGACGACCGGGTCGAAAAGCTGATCGCCGGAATGTAAGCAGGTCATACCGGTCATGGGGCTCCGCACGTTTGACGTGCGGAGCCCTTCGGCGTGACAGGAGCACCCCCTAGAGTGTCGGGACAACAACTGTGCCGTCTGAGATCTGAGGAACACGTGCGCCGACTTGCCGGCCTTCTCGTCGTCCCGCTGCTGCTGCTCTCGACAGCGGCGTGCGGCAGCGACGACAAGGGCTCCGATTCCGCCTCGATGAAGAACGGGCTGCCCGCCATCACCGCGGGAGCCAAGTTCGGCGAGAAGCCGACCCTCGCCAAGGGCGAGGGCGACCCGCCCAAGGAACTGAAGGTCAACGTCATCAGCGAGGGTGACGGCCCGGTGACGAAGAAGGGCGACGCGCTCTCGGTGAACTACCTGGGTCAGGCCTGGGACTCCACCACCCCCTTCGACAACAGCTTCGACCGCGGTCAGCCGTTCAGCGTCACTCTCGGCGAAGGCCAGGTCATCAAGGGCTGGGAGCAGGCCCTCGAAGGGCAGAAGGTCGGCAGCCGCATCGAGGTCGGCATCCCGCCGGCGCTCGGCTACGGCGAGGCCGGCTCGCCGCCGAGCATCAAGCCGAACGCCACCCTCGTCTTCGTCGTGGACATCCTGAAGTCCGTCACGATCCCGAAGTCCGCCACCGGCACGCCGGTCGCGCAGGACAACAAGGACCTGCCGAAGGTCGGGACGAACACCGACGGCAAGGCGCCCACGCTGACGGTTCCCAAGGTCGACCCGCCGACCAAGCTCGTCTCGAACTACGTGCTCGAGTCCAAGGGCGAGGCCGTCAAGGCGACCGACACGGTCGTCGTGAACTACGTCGCCGCCCTCTGGAAGGACGGCAAGGTCTTCGACTCGACCTACACCACCGGCAAGCCCGCGAACTTCCCGCTCGCCCAGCTCACGCTGAAGGGCCTCAAGGACGGTCTCGTCGGCAAGAAGGTCGGCAGCCGCGTCCTCATCGTCGCGCCGCCGTCCGAGGCGTTCGGCGACAAGGAGCAGCAGGGCATTCCGAAGAACTCCACGCTGGTGTTCGCCGTGGACATCCTGACGAAGATGTAAGACTGTCCCGATCGCGCAGTTCATCAGTATGAGGAGCAGTTCAGTGAGCATCGAGAAGCCCGAGGTCGACTTCCCGGGCGGCGAGCCGCCGAAGGACCTGAAGATCAGGGACATCTGGGAGGGCGACGGCGCCGAGGCCAAGGCCGGCGCCAACGTCCGCGTCCACTACGTGGGCGTCGCCTTCTCCACCGGCGAGGAGTTCGACTCCTCCTGGAACCGCGGCGAGCCGCTCCAGTTCCGGCTCGGCGTCGGCCAGGTCATCTCCGGCTGGGACCAGGGCGTGCAGGGCATGAAGGTCGGCGGCCGTCGCGAGCTGATCATCCCCGCCCACCTCGCCTACGGCGACCGTGGCGCCGGCGCCAAGATCGCCCCGGGCGAGACGCTGATCTTCGTCTGCGACCTGGTCGCCGTCTGATCGGTCGTGTCCGACCGGTGACGGTCCTCCGGGGGCCCCTGCCATCCATGGCGGGGGCCCTCGGCTTTTGTCCCGACACTCCGGGGCGGTACGGTCGGACGTCCGACAAGTGGATCCGGCAAAAGAGGTGCGGGGCGTCGATGGCGATTGCCAAGTCCGAGCGGCTGATGAATCTCGCGCTGTGTCTGCTCGGGACGCGCCGCCCGCTGAGCAAGCGCGAACTCCGCGGCTCCATCGAGGCCTACCTCGAAGCGAGCGGGGACGACGCCTTCAACCGGATGTTCGAGCGCGACAAGGACGACCTGCGCGAGCTGGGTCTCGTCATCGAGACCGTCGAGAACCTGGAGGGCGAGACCGGCTACCTCGCCCGCCGCGACTCCAACCGCCTCCCGCCCATCACCCTCGACGCCGAGGAGGCCGCCGCGCTCGGCCTCGCCGCCAGGGTCTGGCAGCAGGCCCGGCTCGCGGGAGCCGCCAGCGGCGCCCTCCAGAAGCTCCGCGCCGCCGGCATGCCCGAGGCGGAGGACTCGTACGACGTCCAGCCCAGCGCCCTCGAACCCCGCATCCCGGTGCACGAGGCGGCCTTCGAGCCCCTCATGCTGGCCTGCCGAGACCGTCGGCCCGTCGTCTTCGACTACCGCAAGGCCAACGCCGCCCGCCCCGAGACCCGCCAGGTCGAGCCCTGGACCCTCGAATGCTGGCGCGGCCACTGGTACCTCGCGGGCTGGGACCGCGACCGGGGCGCCGAGCGCGTCTTCCGCCTCTCCCGGATCACCGGCAAGGTCCGCTCCCGGGCCGGTGCCTTCACCGCGCCCGTACCCGACGTCGTCACCGTCCGCGAGACCGTCGAGAGCTGGGCGGGGGAGACCGCCACCCGCTCCGCGCGGATCCGGCTGCGCGCCGGCTGCGGCTACCCGCTGCGGGCCCGCGCCCAGTCCGTGGAGGTGGGCGACGACGGCTGGGACGAGCTGGAGATCCCGTACGGGCACGGGCTCGACGCCTGGCTGGTCGAGTTCGGCCCGGACGTCGTCGTACGGGAACCGGCCGATCTGCGGGCGGATGTACTGGACCGGCTGCGCGCCGTGGCCAAGGGCTGAGGGGGAGACGTACCGCATGGCTGCCAACGCGATCGACCAGACGAGGCGGATGCTGTCCCTCGTCACCTATCTCCGTGAGCGCCCCGGCGCCCACGTCGCCGACGTCGCGCGCGCCTTCGGGATCACCGAGGACGAGCTGATCTCCGACCTGGACGTGCTGCCCATGTGCGGCACCAGCTTCCGCGGCGGCGATCTGCTCGACATCGACACCGACGGCGACCGGATCTGGTGGCACAACCCCGACGACGTCGCGGCGCCGCTGCGGCTCGCCGCCGACGAGGCGACCGCCCTCCTGGTCGCCGCCCGTGCCGTCGCCACCCTGCCCGGTCTCCGCGAGAGCGACCGCGACGCGCTGGTCCGCGCGACCGCCAAGCTGGAGGCGGCGGCCGGCGAGGCCGCCGGGGCCAGCTCGCGGCTCTCGGTCACCTTCGAGTCCGAGGGCGGCGTCTTCGCCGAGGTCGACCGGGCGATCTCGGAGCGCAGGCGGCTGTGGGTGCGCTACTACTCGCCCGCGCGCGACGAGCTCACCGAGCGCGAGGTCGACCCGATCCGGCTCTTCGCCGTCGGCCACACGTACATGGAGGCGTGGTGCCGGCTCTCCGAGGCGCGCCGCACCTTCCGACTCGACCGGGTCGTCGAGATCCGGCTCCTCGACGAACACGCCGCGCCGCCCGAGCTGGAACTGCGCGACCTCTCCGAGGGGCTGGTCCAGCCCTCCGCCGACGACCCCGAGGTCGTGGTCGAGGTCGGCCCCGGCGGACGGTGGGTCGCCGAGTACTACCCGCACGACCGCGCCGACGAGCTGCCCGACGGCGGCCTGCGGATCACCCTGCGGACGCCGGACCCCGCCTCGCTGCGGAGGCTCGCCCTCCGGCTGGGCAGCGACGGGCGGATCGTCGCGCCGCGCGAGCTCGCCGACAGCGCCCGGGAGGCGGCGACCGCCGCGCTCGCCGCGTACGAGGGCGTGTGACGTCCTCCGCTGCGAGGACGCTGTTGCTGACGTAGTTGCCGAACCGGTCGTCGCCTGACCGGTCGTCGCCGAACCGGTTCCCGCCGAGCCGGTTGTCGCCGTAGGGAAACGAGGGAGATGTCCGTCATGCCTGGTCTTGCTGCGACGATGGCCCCGGTCCTCTTCAAGGCCGCCTGCCCCGACTGCCGCTCCCGCTTCGAGCTCTCCGCCAGCGCCCTGCGCCTCGCCATCGGCGCCAGCCGGCGGACCACCTTCTACTCCTTCACCTGCCCCGAATGCGGCAGCTCCGTCCGCAAACCCGCGGGCGAACGCATCATCGAACTCCTCACCGGCGGCGGCGTCCGCACCCTGCGCCTCCACACCACCGTCTGAACGACCCCCACCCGCTCAAGGTCTAGGCTCTGCCCATGTTCTGGCCCATGCTCGCCATCGCCCTCGGCTTCCTCGGCATCGCCGTCCTCGGCGTCCTCGGCATCAAGGTCTTTCTGGAGGTCCAGCGCCTCGGCCGGCAAGTGGCCCGCACCACAGAACGGATCACCCAGGCCGCCGAAGAGCTCGAAACGGCCGCCGTGGGACTGGCCCGAACCGGCGAGACACTGCGCTGAGTCGGTGCCGTACGCTGCACGAAGCGGCCTCGGCCCGGGGGCGCGGGACGCAATCGGGAGTATGCACGGGCATTGCCTCGCGTTTACTCCTGCGGGTTACGATCGCAGGCAGCGCGGTGGCCGGACGCATGTCCGACCCGCCGGGCACGCACTCCAATGTCGCCTCGGTGAAGAAGGTAAAAGCTATGGGTAGGCTCGGCCCCACCGAGATCATTCTCATCCTCGTCGTCATCATCCTGCTGTTCGGTGCCAAGAAGCTTCCGGACATGGCCCGCTCGCTGGGCAAGTCGGCCCGCATCCTCAAGAGCGAGGCCAAGGCGATGAAGTCGGACGACCAGCAGAGCGCCCCCGCCGACCCGCCGCACGCCGGAACCGGAGCGCAGGACGCGCAGCCCGCGCCGCGCACGATCCAGGCCGCTCCCGGCGACGTGACCAGCTCGCGTCCCGTGACCGAGCCCTCGGACACGACCAAGCGCTGACCCGGTCCGCCGCGGCCGCCGCACTGTGCGGCGGCTGCCGCACGAGATGAGGACGTGGGTTGCCCAAGTCTGCCCGCAAGCAGGAGAAGGATCCCGAGGGTCGGATGCCCCTCGTGGAGCACCTGCGTGAACTCCGCAACCGACTGGCGAAAGGTCTCCTCGCCGTCGCTGCGGTGACGATCGTGGCCCTCGTGTACAGCGAGGAGCTCATGCAGTTCCTGACGCAATCGGTGCCCACCTGCGCCAAGGGCGTCACCAGTGACGGCGGAAACTGCGCGATCGTCTCCTTCAACACGCTGATGGCCCCCTTCAGCACGACGATCCAGCTGTCCCTGACGGTGGGTCTCGTCGTCGCGAGCCCGGTCTGGCTGTACCAGTTGTGGGCGTTCGTCGCGCCCGGCCTCCACAAGAGCGAGAAGAAGTACACGTACGCGTTCGTCGGCGCGGCCGTGCCGCTCTTCTCCGCCGGCGCCTACCTCGCGTACCTGATCCTCCCGATCAGCGTGAAGGTCCTCATCAGCCTCACGCCTAGTGGTTCCGCGAACATCCTCTCGCTCGGCGACGTCCTCGACTTCACCCTGCGCATGGTGCTCGTCTTCGGCCTCGCCTTCGAGCTTCCGCTCGTCCTGGTGATGCTGAACCTCACCGGTGTCCTCACCGGTCGCCGCATGGCCGGCTGGTGGCGCGGCGTGATCATGGGCGTCTTCGTCTTCGGCGCCGTCATCACCCCCACGACCGACCCGATCGGCATGATCGCCCTCGCGGGGCCCATCACGATCCTGTACTTCGGGGCCGTCGGCTTCTCGCTGCTCAACGACCGGCGACGCAAGCGCAACAACCCCGACGCCGCTCTCGACGACGACGAGGCCTCCGAACTCGACCTCACCCCCGAGGCCGTCGGCGCCATCGAACCCGTCGGCGCCGCGCGGGCCCTGCCCGAGCAGGCCACCGGGCCGGGGGAGACCGGCGGATCCGCCGCCCACCGGGTCAACGGTTACGACGACATCACCTGATCTTGTAGGGTCCCCCCAGACTCCGTCCGGGGGGACCCCCACATGACCAGCGACATCACCCTCTTCGTCAACCCCACCGCAGGCCGCGGCCGCGGCGCCCACGCCGCGCAACCCGCCGCACAGGCCCTCAGGGACGCCGGATTCTCCGTCCGTACCCTCCTCGGGCACGACGCCGACGACGCCCTGCGGCGCGCCCGCGAGGCCGTCGACGCGGGGACCGGAGCCCTCGTCGCCGTCGGCGGCGACGGCATGATCTCGCTCGCGCTCCAGGCGGTCGCGGGGACCCGGACGCCGCTCGGAGTCATCGCCGTCGGCACCGGCAACGACTTCGCCCGCACCCTCGGCCTGCCGGTCCGCGCCCCGGCCGCGGCGGCCCGCGTCACCGCCGATCTGCTCAAGGGCGCCGGCGGCCACGCGATGGACCTCGGGCGGATCACGGGCGGGGACCTTGGGCAGGCGACGGGCGGGGACCCGGGACAGGCGGCAGGCGAGGGCCCCGGGCAGGCGGCGGGCGGGGCGGGCACCCGCTGGTTCGGCACCGTCCTCGCCTCCGGCTTCGACTCCCGCGTGAACGACCGCGGCAACCGCATGCGCCTCCCCGCCGGACGCTTCAAGTACGACCTCGCCATCCTCGCCGAACTCGCGGCCTTCCGGCCCGTCCCCTACCGGCTGACCCTCGACGACGGGCGGGTCGTCGAGACCGACGCGACCCTCGTCGCCGTCGGCAACGGCACGTCCTACGGTGGCGGCATGCGCATCTGCGCCGACGCCCGTACCGACGACGGATTCCTCGACGTCACCGTCGTCGGCGACTGCTCCCGCACGACGCTGATCAAGGTGTTCCCCCGCGTCTACCGCGGCACCCACCTCGACCACCCGAAGGTCACCACGTACCGGGTCCGCTCCCTCACGCTCGACGCACCGGGCATCACCGGCTACGCCGACGGCGAGCCCCTCGGCCAGCTGCCCCTCACGGTGGAGTGCGTCCCCGGCGCCCTGCGCGTCCTGGCGCCTCCCGTGCCCCCGGGAGCATTGCCCCGATAAAGATCGCGTCACTGTCAGAGGCGGCGGGTAGGCTCGATGACAAGATGACAGAGGACCTCACACCAGCCGAAGCGTACGCAGCCGCTCTCGCCCGCAACGCCGAGCAGCGGACCGCGCTGGCCCCCTTCCGCGAGATGTACGACTTCGACCTGGACCCCTTCCAGATCGAGGCGTGCCAGGCCCTCGAGTCGGGCAAGGGCGTGCTCGTCGCCGCGCCAACGGGCTCCGGGAAGACCATCGTCGGCGAGTTCGCCGTCCATCTCGCCCTCAGCCAGGGCCGCAAGTGCTTCTACACGACGCCCATCAAGGCGCTGTCGAACCAGAAGTACGCCGACCTCGTCAAGCGGTACGGCGCGGACAGGGTCGGCCTGCTCACCGGCGACAACAGCGTCAACGGCGACGCGCCGATCGTCGTCATGACCACCGAAGTCCTCCGCAACATGCTGTACGCGGGGTCACAGGCCCTCTCCGGCCTCGGCTACGTCGTGATGGACGAGGTGCACTACCTCTCC
The sequence above is a segment of the Streptomyces sp. NBC_01255 genome. Coding sequences within it:
- a CDS encoding helix-turn-helix transcriptional regulator, with amino-acid sequence MAANAIDQTRRMLSLVTYLRERPGAHVADVARAFGITEDELISDLDVLPMCGTSFRGGDLLDIDTDGDRIWWHNPDDVAAPLRLAADEATALLVAARAVATLPGLRESDRDALVRATAKLEAAAGEAAGASSRLSVTFESEGGVFAEVDRAISERRRLWVRYYSPARDELTEREVDPIRLFAVGHTYMEAWCRLSEARRTFRLDRVVEIRLLDEHAAPPELELRDLSEGLVQPSADDPEVVVEVGPGGRWVAEYYPHDRADELPDGGLRITLRTPDPASLRRLALRLGSDGRIVAPRELADSAREAATAALAAYEGV
- a CDS encoding helix-turn-helix transcriptional regulator; protein product: MAIAKSERLMNLALCLLGTRRPLSKRELRGSIEAYLEASGDDAFNRMFERDKDDLRELGLVIETVENLEGETGYLARRDSNRLPPITLDAEEAAALGLAARVWQQARLAGAASGALQKLRAAGMPEAEDSYDVQPSALEPRIPVHEAAFEPLMLACRDRRPVVFDYRKANAARPETRQVEPWTLECWRGHWYLAGWDRDRGAERVFRLSRITGKVRSRAGAFTAPVPDVVTVRETVESWAGETATRSARIRLRAGCGYPLRARAQSVEVGDDGWDELEIPYGHGLDAWLVEFGPDVVVREPADLRADVLDRLRAVAKG
- the pafA gene encoding Pup--protein ligase, whose amino-acid sequence is MDRRIFGLENEYGVTCTFRGQRRLSPDEVARYLFRRVVSWGRSSNVFLRNGARLYLDVGSHPEYATPECDNVTELVTHDKAGERILEGLLVDAERRLHEEGIAGDVYLFKNNTDSAGNSYGCHENYLVARHGEFSRLADILIPFLVTRQLICGAGKVLQTPRGAVFCVSQRAEHIWEGVSSATTRSRPIINTRDEPHADAERYRRLHVIVGDSNMSETTMLLKVGATDLVLRMIEAGTVMRDLTLENPIRAIREVSHDITGQRKVRLASGREASALEVQREYYEKAVDFVDRRGIRTGTVAQVLELWGRTLDAIESERLDKIETEIDWVMKHRLIERYRAKHNMTMSNPRVAQIDLAYHDIHRRRGLYYLLQKNGQAARICNDMKIFEGKSVPPQTTRARLRGDFIRRAQEQRRDFTVDWVHLKLNDQAQRTVLCKDPFRSVDDRVEKLIAGM
- the tatA gene encoding Sec-independent protein translocase subunit TatA — its product is MGRLGPTEIILILVVIILLFGAKKLPDMARSLGKSARILKSEAKAMKSDDQQSAPADPPHAGTGAQDAQPAPRTIQAAPGDVTSSRPVTEPSDTTKR
- a CDS encoding FKBP-type peptidyl-prolyl cis-trans isomerase, whose amino-acid sequence is MRRLAGLLVVPLLLLSTAACGSDDKGSDSASMKNGLPAITAGAKFGEKPTLAKGEGDPPKELKVNVISEGDGPVTKKGDALSVNYLGQAWDSTTPFDNSFDRGQPFSVTLGEGQVIKGWEQALEGQKVGSRIEVGIPPALGYGEAGSPPSIKPNATLVFVVDILKSVTIPKSATGTPVAQDNKDLPKVGTNTDGKAPTLTVPKVDPPTKLVSNYVLESKGEAVKATDTVVVNYVAALWKDGKVFDSTYTTGKPANFPLAQLTLKGLKDGLVGKKVGSRVLIVAPPSEAFGDKEQQGIPKNSTLVFAVDILTKM
- the tatC gene encoding twin-arginine translocase subunit TatC, with translation MPLVEHLRELRNRLAKGLLAVAAVTIVALVYSEELMQFLTQSVPTCAKGVTSDGGNCAIVSFNTLMAPFSTTIQLSLTVGLVVASPVWLYQLWAFVAPGLHKSEKKYTYAFVGAAVPLFSAGAYLAYLILPISVKVLISLTPSGSANILSLGDVLDFTLRMVLVFGLAFELPLVLVMLNLTGVLTGRRMAGWWRGVIMGVFVFGAVITPTTDPIGMIALAGPITILYFGAVGFSLLNDRRRKRNNPDAALDDDEASELDLTPEAVGAIEPVGAARALPEQATGPGETGGSAAHRVNGYDDIT
- a CDS encoding FKBP-type peptidyl-prolyl cis-trans isomerase, whose product is MSIEKPEVDFPGGEPPKDLKIRDIWEGDGAEAKAGANVRVHYVGVAFSTGEEFDSSWNRGEPLQFRLGVGQVISGWDQGVQGMKVGGRRELIIPAHLAYGDRGAGAKIAPGETLIFVCDLVAV
- a CDS encoding diacylglycerol kinase, which produces MTSDITLFVNPTAGRGRGAHAAQPAAQALRDAGFSVRTLLGHDADDALRRAREAVDAGTGALVAVGGDGMISLALQAVAGTRTPLGVIAVGTGNDFARTLGLPVRAPAAAARVTADLLKGAGGHAMDLGRITGGDLGQATGGDPGQAAGEGPGQAAGGAGTRWFGTVLASGFDSRVNDRGNRMRLPAGRFKYDLAILAELAAFRPVPYRLTLDDGRVVETDATLVAVGNGTSYGGGMRICADARTDDGFLDVTVVGDCSRTTLIKVFPRVYRGTHLDHPKVTTYRVRSLTLDAPGITGYADGEPLGQLPLTVECVPGALRVLAPPVPPGALPR